Part of the Micropterus dolomieu isolate WLL.071019.BEF.003 ecotype Adirondacks linkage group LG22, ASM2129224v1, whole genome shotgun sequence genome is shown below.
agattgtGTAATACATGAGAAACGGACCCTATGCACTGGCTACcagatattatttattaattctcAAGCTCAGCGAGGCAATCACAGACTCAGAATCATATTAGTCATTTCTATTGAATACGGACTCTGACCCCACAGTTCATgaataagaaaaacagaaactttATAAGAATGTTAATGGGATTCATAGAGACGAATCTACAAGGTGGGGCAAGTATTACATATGTATACAACATAGAGTTTCATGGTTGACCACACATGTCGATCATCTTCACCTTGGAGGTTAGTGAAAACACCACAGTGAGAGACTTTCAGTTTACGACGTCAGGCTGGGGAGGCATAATTTATCCAGGCTGACCTGAATTTGGGTTTCGACTAAATACTAGGGGTGTGGACAGTAACTGATTTTTAGATGCTTTGCGATGTGGACTTGGACAATTATGAATCAactcacaaatgtcaataatcttATCTAGaagttaattgataacgtaatgttgaacTTGGAAATGTAGAAGTGCATCTCCGGACCGTCTGTGTGGTGCACTCAACGGAGACTTGTGGGTCTCCCTGTTCGGCTTTCACCTGCACACTGTGCAGCATGGTAGTGCTTAGCTAGCTTTCTCTCCTCGTTCTTCAAATGACAGCTACGTGACAGGCAGCAGTAGGTGATGGTGAAAGCGAGCGGAGCATAAGAAAATATAAGCGCAATGTTCTCACGGTGTGGCCATAAAGTGGTAAAAATGGTAAACTACTGGgaaagtgaaggcagttagcgctagcATTTCCTCTTGTgactgcggtctggaagctgagcaggacgttTTTTTGGCTGCTAGTTCAGGGTCGTTGCTAGACATAAGcatgtatgaaatgtgttagtatgttCCTCACCAGCTTCCCTTGCTTAGCCCATTATTAATATTGGCACTGtcatgtcagaaagggctttgaccAGAGCATAAGCACATGTACCCTATGGTACCACCTAAGGAAAAAATCTGCTATGGGGCCCTCCTACCTGACTTGTGAGCATGTAAACAATTAGCTATTCTTGCAATCTGCaaagtcacacctgacactgcagtgctctcacctctcctttaaaacagtctgtctctgtaataagtCTGAATGGAAAGCTCTTATAGAAAATACcactgctgatttgaatggacctctgcatACTAACTCAATCCTCCATTAGCTGCCTGTATTTCATCTGGAtctgtgtgacctgctaaagacGTCTGGAAATGGGTCTGTGCTAGTATAGGATTTGGATTAGCTGCGCTTGTACTGGTTTATGATCGCATCCACGTTCTTTGTAGACCATTTGACGttctcttactttccacatcttttctagctcctttTACAGCctttggtatttctcaagcttctcgtgttccttcttcttgatgttgctgtcgcttgggattgccacatatcactgcagccttcttctgctgtttgtcgatcaacacgatgtctggttatAGCTATTACCAGTTTGTCattctggatcttgaagtcccacaggatcttagctcggtcgttctcaactaccttaggaggtatcttccattttgaccttgggatttccagcccatactcatggcagatgttcctgtacactgtGACAGCTAGCttgttatggcgttccatgtacgcaattcctgcctgcatcttacaccctgctgttatgtgctgtaatgtctcaggggcatccttgcacagtctgcacctggggccctgcctggtgtggtagaccccagcctctattgatcttgtactgagtgcctgttcttgtgccaccatgattagtgcttctgtgctgtccttcagtccagccttttccagccactggcaGGATTTcctgatatcagccacttcttctatttgtggTACATGCCGTTCAGCGTCTTAACCCTCCATGAAGGTTCATCATCTTCCTTTTCCTCACcatcgggtttctgctgcctgaggtattcactaagcccttcatctttagaggccatcttcctgatgtactcttggatctttgtcgtttcatcctggacagtggtcttgacactcacaaGCATAtctaggatcactgttgctgtggcgtacatcagctcattggtttcggttatggctttagtagggaTACTATGTAgtgtaggggtgggaatctctgggcacctcactattcgattacgattcagagggctgtgATTCaattataaaacgattatcgatgcatGTTGATGCATCACTTTTTCTATatataattactaagcatttaatttgcacactaaaatacaaaagaaacatctcctaattagcttaaaaggacttgtttgcatccctaatttactttattaacctcagctcTATGGTCCATTTATTTAAcatcagactcctctgaaagcAGACATATAAAGTTAATTATTAGGATATAgcctacagtatgtgtacacaggacagagctgtacaccagtttagtctaagcttgtacctgatgttctcaaccgTTGACTAGTAGGTTAGTTAGTAATGATACAGctgataattaatattacttagttactaatttagctagaTAAATATTTTAGCACATTTCACGGGacccaaggacgctttacacatcgttacaaaacaacaaaaagtcattCAGAATTGAATGCCATGGTATAGAGCTGGGTTTTTAGTAGATTTGTGAAAGTGTCCAGACAGGGAGTATTTCTGTGGGGATGAGGtccagagggtgggggctgtgacgctgaaggctctgtccccaaacTCCGGAGTCTGGGGGACAGAGCAGGCTCTTGTCCAGGGGAGATGTTGGCTAGCgctaacagccttcacttttccagccgttggggaaactacagacttttattaacgggGACACTGTGACCTACGCTGCACGTTTactaccagactgaaacttactgctaatataTTCCTCCACTAACTTTCACCATCTCGTTCTGccgctctctctcactcgctcgACCTCTCACACAGGATACACAGAGAGCTGCCGAGCGTCGAGTGTCACCATGCTCGCAGTGTATGAGTAAAGTCATTACttgcgcattgatattaatgattgtgtgacattttagtagggtggttattcattctgTACGTGTGTCAAATACAGGGGCACACCAGTCTCTCTGTGTGCGCTCCGCGGACGGTCCGGTCGCGGCACTTCCCGCGAATTCCAccttttgcgttccgtcaacattatgttaaaattaacagtgaagatgcacacccctactaaataatggaaaatatttatcACAGTTGTTAGATACTATGTAGGGCTGAGTGGGCAGTGACAGTCAAAATATCAACTAAGGCCTGAGGCTTGCATCAATCCCAGTTTAAAGATGAGTAAGTGAAGTAAGCCTTGCTGTATTTGCTagattattgtttatttgtttgaaaaCACTGTCTATTATACTTTGAGCAACAGTATGAGTTTAACATTGCAGAGAGATTATATTTCCACCAGTGGGTATTATCCAGCCTGTAAAATCTGCAATGTGTGTCTATGAATAATATACTAGCATATCTCTGTTTCAGGCTAACAGTATTACAATATGTTTTAGGTAATATTATACGTATTCTAATTGCAATCCAAATAGTGCATGTTTGAGACCTTTGCAGTATGTATTGTAGTTGGGTTCACCCATTTTATGAATAATGAATTGTAATTAGAGCTCTAATTATGCTCTAAAATATTCACAGGTTTTTGCTTAATAGGTCCCCTAATACACTTGGTTGGGgtgaaaattaaacaacaaatgacACATAAAACAGGAGGtgtgaaagggaaaaaaaaaagtccaaatgGTTCACAGAAGCAATAAAAGATCTCTGCCAAtaatgacacacaaacatatccAGTAGAGAGTTTGAATACACAGAGCTGTGATGAAGCAAACAATGAGACAACAGAAGATTAGACTTTTCAAATAATCCTTAAAACTATCAACTTGTGTAACTTCTGTATTATATTcactgttggctgtaaacagcTTGGCTATAAACCAGGGCTTCTGCATGGTGTTGTAATGCTGGAAATGAAGAGTGAACTGAATGTGAAACAAACTTGTTTATTTCAACACAACAGAAAGTACAGTCTGAGACGAAATGTTTTTGCATGGGAGTTTTTCTGCTCTACCATTAACTGTCAGCATCACTCAGAATATGTCTCTAAAGTTCATAGTGCATGTAAAGAAAGAATATCAGAGCAAAATCATAACCACTGAGCGTTTCTAAGTTAAAGGTCTCTCTCAAGACAGACACACCAGCAGTCTGGCTTTTTAACATTGTCCTTTTTAGATATTCAGGGGCATGGCTGTATGGATGGCTGAAagccagactgaaatatctactggatggattgccatgaatttGTATTCTCTTGGGGTGAATCTAGTAACTGTAGTGAACTCCTCTAATGTCAACATGAGGTTGATATGTCTGGGCCTGGTATGTTAAATTGTGAAATTTAAATTGTCAGTCATGTTGCCCCCAGGATTAAAGTATAAACTTTGGTGAtgccctgacttttcatctagcaccatcatcaggtcaaattgatttatgatcaaatacctgcaaaactaagtACTTTCCCATTTAACAGCACCTGTAATAATTGGCAAATGTTGGCAAGctaaaacatcaacatgttattggctgtgtccaaaatcaccATACTACCTAGTGGGTTGTATGGAGAGGACTACATAGTGGGCTCACCcgcaaaatggaaaaaaaaacactttatctCGGCACAGTTACATATTTTCTGTGGGAAAGTCGGTCGGTGGACTGTTTTTTCTGTcagcgcaatgcatgatggtatatacggcttggttagtgaccatcagTTTGAGCTACTTCTCAAAATACATTCTGGGATACTTTGAGTCCACTTAATAGGGTATAATAATTCTCACTACACATTCGGACAGCACTCCAAAATGGCAAGCTCTACTATTTggtgagtagtgggtgatttcagACTGTCATTGTCATTTTGAACATGTTGGCATGCTGATGtttgcatttagctcaaagcactgatGTGCCAGCCTTATAGAGCAGCTAGCAtagctgttcacactgttatatCATTGGGAGAAAAGAATAGTTCATTCAACATTTCTGcagattatatttaaaatacacattgtCGATGTTAAGAATTTCAGAGGAGGTGTTAAGTGATTCCATGCACCATAATCCTCTTTCAGCAGACTCACTATCATCTTCTGCTTGATTAAGGCATATAAATTCAGAACAGCTGGCACAGCAGTAGCAGCCTGTCCATAGAATCCGCATACACACCACTACATCTGGCATGATGGGCCCAATTACCACAACATAGCAGTTATGATATCCAAGATCAAAGCTGCCATCAATTTCTAAAGTGACATAGAAAGACGAATGATCCGAGGCAATTACCAGTTTGTTATAAGCCTCTGAGATTAGGAGGGAGAGTAGGCACAATGAAGTAGATTGCACCATCAGGTGTCAAGTGGATCTTTATGTCAATAAATATGGGCCTCCCTGGATGAATGATAGAGAATCTGTAGTTTTTGCTGTTCAGGGAATCCTAAAGGTTATCAGTAAACATTCATAACCCAGAcaatgactgtgtgtgagagtggcACACTGTAGAGGAGCTGAGACAGTGCTATCCGTTTGACATTTCTGTCAGTACTGGTATTTGAACTGCTGGGTAGCTCTGACAAATGCCATGACTGTCACCggctcaattttaattacacctGACTGATTCTTTTGGGGACTCAGGGATGAACTTAATTAGCTAGCAAGCTCTTTGGCTAGTTCTGGCGTTGGTTGGTACAACTCGCaccacttcttcttctgtggctTTTCACTGGCATTTGATGGcctctgtctcacacactgTGAGAATTAACAAATGAGGGGAGAGCAAATGGGCCCAGGTGATGGCAGGAGTCTACTTTTCAATACCAACTTGGATGTTAATGTTTGGTCGCTGAATAAACGGAGATGCTTTTAAGTGCAACAGACTATAATGGAAATGGAAGGCGTTGACCATGGAGTACAACCTCAATATCACACTAAATGTCATACCTTGGAATTATAAAACAGCACTGTATGTAAATTAAGTAGAGTATTCCAGTAGGAAGTGCTTTTATAGTTGGATGGTGTCCTTCACTGGCCAGTTTGCACACATTAAGTGTTTGGAAATATGAAGATATTAATAGACTAACAAAAGAAACCAGTGAAAATAAGAGTGCTtggcaacaaaaacacacataatgcCTACAGGTAAGCGAGAACAATTTTCACTCAAAAGAAAGTGTGTATAATATCAGGAAGACTTGGTTcgtttttatattttaccaGTTTCTTAAATTGGAACAAGTTTTCAGTAAAATggaaacacagaagtacagaaCAGTCTTCAGGCAGTAATGTATCCGTGACACTCCAATTTCAGCTATAGCACACTGACAACTTTAGATAATACAGAGAGCAGAGTATCCCAGCAGTTCTCCCCTGCATATGACAAGGCCATAGCGATGATAAAGTGGTTGGTACATTTTAATGAACACAAAGCCATCCAAGTGGAAGGTGATTTTAATTGAAATCTCCTTCGGTTTAATCACTTAACATATCCACAGAGGGGAGAAAAAGTGAGTCACTATTGAGGAGATATCGGAGGTGAACATGTGTTCAGTGAACAAGTCATTCTGTTTCACTGACTAAACTAGACTCGTCCTTACCCTAGAATGACTTGCTGTAGTTTGTTGCTATTCTTTGCACTCTTTACTTTTCTGACATGACACCATTTCCTAACGCCCTCCACCTCATCTTTATCCATTTTCCCTCAGCATCGTCACTGTAGACTAAAACAGCACAGATTGTTGCTGTTGCTAATtttcacactgttcacaccaaccacttaacagaaatgtaaaaatttgCAAAGCAACTCAAAAAAATatctatttttaattacaaatttaaTTTGCTGCAGCCTTTCAATATCATGTAagtttttttgttcagttttcaCCAGCTACAAGTTTTTCTACATACAATTCAAGCACCTGGCACTAAGAAACAGCAGATTTTGGTTCTACCACAAATGTCTGAATAACAAAACATGATCCAGTGTGATATTGtaccaaaaaacaataatttattatcatttctttTGCAAAGATCACTATTATCACACATTTTACCTGGCTACAAATGTGCCAACTACGCATTACTCGAAATTAGACCATTGACATTAACTCCAAACAAATACAGGGATTTTAAAATTTACAATATTTCAGTTAAAAATGAGGCATTTGGAATGAGGATACTGTACATGTAACTGAACTATAAAGTCTGTTGATAAATGGCAATCCATTCAGTTCACCAGTTTAGTTTTTCAATTATCTAATATGCTGTGTTCTGAGTCCTGCTCAGTGGCAATCATCCTAACACAAGTTAATGCGACCCCAAACATGATTCAGTAACAACAATACAATATCTATGAATTTTTCCAGTTACTAAAAACTCAAATCATACAATGTATGAGTAAGGCTGAATATCACATCTCTGTTGCACAGAGATATCCAGAgaaagtttgtttgtgtatgaaaTCAGATTGCCACACAAACGTaacattgattttgtttttgctgttaaGGCTATGCTGAGTAAAGGTGTATGTAGAGAGTACAAATgatgtaaaaatactgatatGTAAAAGCTATGAGCAGGTCCATCTGTTGTTGAATATGTAAGAAAAAACTCAAAACATtaagcaaaaataaaagtgaatacaaaatattttttacccAAAAGCTgcaaacaatacaaacaaaactgCAACACTGACTCTTGAGATGTTTGTGTTACTTTATACCAAAAGATCCAACCGTTTTAAAAGTATAATTTCTTTTCATTGACCTGTCAGTGTAGCAGCTTCCAACAGTGTTGTATTGTTTCCTTGTTTGTAAGAAAAGTGGCTCAAGTTTACAAATTACAGAATCAACACATGAAGACTTTCGCTGTAACATGAGgtattgaacttttaaaagaTGCTTTTATAAAATTGCTGATGATAAAAATAATAGCAAAAGTAATCTGTTGACCAGAAACCTTTGCTCATATTGACAATTTACAATGTTCAGTAATCTAAAACCTCAAGGATCCCACCACCCGACAAAAACAATATGGCATTTTGAAGTGAAACACCAAGAGTTTTAAAGGATCTTTTCGCTTTCAGATCACTGGATTTCTATCTAATTCATTGCATTTTAGGGATTAAACACATTCTTGCTGTAGTTATGCTCAGTCTTTTATTAGGAGCAAGTTTTACAGTACTGTGGAATGTGTGATCCATGTCCCTTTTTTAAAGATGAAATTTGgaacttaaaaaacaaaaacgttcATTAGATATTACAATTTTATGATGTCTGCATGGCTAACAATTTAACttcaagtccacgtctatgcaCCGATGGTCTGAAACATAATTTAAACTACCTCTCGACAATACTGAGTTACTGATTTCAGCTTTAAAGGATTAGTAGATCTGCTGATTAAAAGGAACATTAAAAAAGTCAGTGAAAGACAGGAGACCGACAGATTTGTTGTGTGTTGCAACTGGCAAGTGTACATAATACACAAAAGGAAATACTTAACTTTTCTGAAGATGCTCATAAAACTATTTTGAGATATATGGTTAcaacataaatatgaaaatagaTTCGAAAAGATAAACATGTTTAGAGCAAAggtataaaataattgtatagCCTTAATTTCATAGAAACTTTTTTTCTGCAGATTGATGTGAAAAACTaatggaaaaacatgaaaaaatggCATGACAATACTCATAAATTCTTTACAAAATGCTTTTTGGGTTACAAAGTGTGAAAAATATTCCTATTGTCCTCATAAAAACGCCACATTGAACGAGGCAAGTATATTATACCGCATGGGGTAGAATGTGtggttttttgtgtttttttttttgtttttttttttttttatacagtagtGACTGATAAGAAGGCATTGTGCACCTTGGCTTCCTCAGGGGCCTTAGTACCATGAGTCATCAGCTCCTGGATGGTCATCCAGTTGTCCAGGATCTTCTTGTTGCGtttcttcatcatcttcttgTGACTGAGCTCTATAATGCTGACTTCCTTGCGACTCTCGCTGCTGCTCTGAGGGTTCTCCTTCAAGCTTTCCAGCCGGCTACGCTGCATGAACTCTCGTCTTTTCCTCTGTTCTTTTGCTCTGACCAGGTGCTGCTTCCTTTCCTCTTTACTCCAGTACCTCCCCATCTTCATTTCGCTCATTGCATCATCATCCGTGGTCATTCCCCCACTACGCTCTTCTTTAATCTTTAGGGCTCTCTCCCTCAGAATCTTGTCTCTCACAGGCCTCTTGGTGATGTAGCGTGTGCCGTCGCTGCGGATCTTTACCTTCCACTCCATCTTGGGCTCAATAATGGGCCTCTGAGGCTCTTTGCAGACACTGAGGAGGCTGAGCTGGCTCTGAGCATACTCTACAGCTGAGCGCTGCTGGATCAGTTGCATGTAGCTCTGGTAGTGGCGGGCATGAGCTGGGATGTTGACCTGCCTCTGCTGGGAACTGAGGGACGGAGAGAAGTAAGGAATCTTGGAAGCACGTGGCTTTAATTTCCCGCCACTCTCCTCCTCAGCCCGAGGTGTCTGGTTCGACTCAGAAGGATTGCTGTGGTCAGGGCTGCTACTTTTGCCTGGGACTGGAGCACGGCAGGCTGGGATGGGGCTTGGGCTAAGAGAATGGCCAGTGGGAAGGCCACTGCAAAGGTTCCTCTGGTTGGTGAGACTAACCATCCTCTGGAGTGAGTGCTCCGGAGAGCGGTCCATTGCCAGAGGAGTGCTGCGTGAACTCTCCGCTGTGTTATAGGCACTGGAGCTGTCCTTATCCGATTTCTCCAGCCTCTCATTAATATCTGCCAGCTTACCCTTTGTGGGCTGACTCCGATGGAGGCTTTGGTTTTTGGTTGAGGGTGCAGAGTTGCCAGTGGAGGGAGACTGCTGGCCCTTACGAAGGTTATGAGCTTGCATGATGTTCTGACATTCAAGCTCGATGCTGCGCAGCTCCTCATTGAGCATACGTAGCTCATGCTGTACGCCGCCCTGCTCCCCCATGCTGCACTCAATGGTGCTGCGGCGGCTGTAGAACAAGTCGTACTCGCCGCTGTTACGTATCTGACACTTCAGCTCCAAGAGCTGCTGGAAACGATCACCCTCAGTTTCGTCGTCATCCTCATCCTCTTTGTCCTCCAGCCGCGGGGAGCTGGCGGTGCGGTGTGTGTCCCGATTGTCTCTCAGGCACTGGGATAGACGTCTCTGGATGTGTGCCAGGACATTATGCTCCGAGCTATCCATTCTGTCTTTTATACTCCGTACACTGTCCTTATGATGAGGGAGTGTGGAGCAGGTGGGCTTGTCGTCTTCTGCTCTCTGAAATGAATAAGATGAACAAGCTCAGCCTGAAATACACGTTTATAGATGGATGGCACTTAAGCCACATGCAAAATTGTAATGCactagtttgtttttttaattggcTATTTTCTGTCATTTACTGGAAACTTGTAATTTGTAAtcctgtgtgtaagtgtttTCATCTTACAACATCCTTAAATACTAACATCTTaagtgaataaaaatatttacacgTTATACATCGTGTATATATGGAAAAGTACTCTGGTGTTTTGGTATAGTTTTctgttttaccttttttatgGATTGAGGACAGAAAATAACAAGTCACCAGAACTACAGCACTTACTGGTTCAAGAAGTGCAACCCTATTCTGCATTCTCCTGAAGGATTACATATACTGTTGTGCGGTGTTAACTCTGTTATTCAGCTCTGTTACTTCAGGGATTGTTTTCTCTCTGCCATGTCTTTGAAGTTCCATTTATATGGATTTTTGGAGCATGCTATCCTCCCAACAAAACAGAATATTAAATTATGATTCCGAATGTTTGGAATTGAAATAGTTCAACAGTCCCCTTGCATAAATATTCataatcattattttatattcatatttcaAAAGGGCAAAGCTTGTTTTCATCGTTTCAAGAAAGTCTGTGAAGAGTTTGATTCAATCTCTGCTACTGGCTAGATCTGGTTAATATTGACTGTGAATAATGTCCTAATACAGTCAAAGCAATAATTGGTCAGTGTGATGGTATGATGTTTAGAACACATTGGGTACTACAGTCTGTCCATCAGTGGGATGGTTAACttaaatctattgctttttgaGTTTTTAGGGACTTTATTCTTATTGaacagagcaaataaaaaaacaggcttTCCAGAGGTTCTTAAACCCAGATAACAAAGCTTTTGTCATTGACTTGCTAATCTGGTTACACAAAGTATATCTTTTGCTGCTGTCTGACCTGTTCattctcctgctcctcctgtaAGGCAGCCAATtccatctcctctctctgctgctcctccaacatTTCCATCTTCAGCTGCTCCAGGAACTCACTGTGCTCATCATCCAGCCAGGCCTCCTCCAGCTAAGGGTGAATGAAGAAGGGAAGCAtatggcgagagagagagagagaaaggggcaAGTGTTATTTGTCAAAGCTTAAAGCTTGTGGCGACACAGTGTCTAAAAACAAATACTTGGGTGTTCCAAATGGGTGCCCAAATGGGATTTTCTGGGAAGACAAAAAAATCACCAGGCATGGTTTTGAAATAAGAAACTGCAAGCATTAATATGGTGTGTTGTTTGACTTGTATGCAGTTTTCTATTTCTTACCCAACAAAACGTCTCCTCTTTTAAACATGCATTGTAAATCTTAAAATACAGCCAGTACAATTTTTAATGGACATAAGAATGCCACCTTTGACACATTTGCTCCACACCATCcatcatctgtttgtctgctCGATGTGAACCAAATGGGATCCATATCTGAAGACTTAAGATTTACTACTGAGAGACTCATTTAATTACAAAGAGTCTACTATTGCTCCTGGCTCATCTGCACTGCGGTAG
Proteins encoded:
- the LOC123961920 gene encoding PDZ domain-containing RING finger protein 4-like isoform X1, with the protein product MRADCPTPCGEKDPICQVSNPSEMESQTKPETDHCGAGVCQRGCGLLLSREDVSKGEHCCLDALRTVTDALEERSATLEHETRMARLRWNRREQRLLAQVSTLQNEAQLDALKYQRRLHQYMLHIHSIAEQVTGYYKSDLRTTADMQSQISEKATCAEGLPQELLEGPEVNGKELSKSSHEETVEAFRTAKDPVVVQVIRRTPSGRPHGPPQEIHVVDVCTQTDITFEHIMALAKLRPSTPPVPDVCPFLLSDSCHSLHTMDQDYYEGTDYLSPVQADGERTEEFEYEEVELCRLNCQEKLGLTLCYRTDEEEDVAIYVSEISPNSVAARDGRIREGDRILQINGQDVQDREEAMAALSNDKCRNIVLLVARPEMQLEEAWLDDEHSEFLEQLKMEMLEEQQREEMELAALQEEQENEQRAEDDKPTCSTLPHHKDSVRSIKDRMDSSEHNVLAHIQRRLSQCLRDNRDTHRTASSPRLEDKEDEDDDETEGDRFQQLLELKCQIRNSGEYDLFYSRRSTIECSMGEQGGVQHELRMLNEELRSIELECQNIMQAHNLRKGQQSPSTGNSAPSTKNQSLHRSQPTKGKLADINERLEKSDKDSSSAYNTAESSRSTPLAMDRSPEHSLQRMVSLTNQRNLCSGLPTGHSLSPSPIPACRAPVPGKSSSPDHSNPSESNQTPRAEEESGGKLKPRASKIPYFSPSLSSQQRQVNIPAHARHYQSYMQLIQQRSAVEYAQSQLSLLSVCKEPQRPIIEPKMEWKVKIRSDGTRYITKRPVRDKILRERALKIKEERSGGMTTDDDAMSEMKMGRYWSKEERKQHLVRAKEQRKRREFMQRSRLESLKENPQSSSESRKEVSIIELSHKKMMKKRNKKILDNWMTIQELMTHGTKAPEEAKVHNAFLSVTTV
- the LOC123961920 gene encoding PDZ domain-containing RING finger protein 4-like isoform X2, which translates into the protein MPGGLFFINVFSIKSKVNGKELSKSSHEETVEAFRTAKDPVVVQVIRRTPSGRPHGPPQEIHVVDVCTQTDITFEHIMALAKLRPSTPPVPDVCPFLLSDSCHSLHTMDQDYYEGTDYLSPVQADGERTEEFEYEEVELCRLNCQEKLGLTLCYRTDEEEDVAIYVSEISPNSVAARDGRIREGDRILQINGQDVQDREEAMAALSNDKCRNIVLLVARPEMQLEEAWLDDEHSEFLEQLKMEMLEEQQREEMELAALQEEQENEQRAEDDKPTCSTLPHHKDSVRSIKDRMDSSEHNVLAHIQRRLSQCLRDNRDTHRTASSPRLEDKEDEDDDETEGDRFQQLLELKCQIRNSGEYDLFYSRRSTIECSMGEQGGVQHELRMLNEELRSIELECQNIMQAHNLRKGQQSPSTGNSAPSTKNQSLHRSQPTKGKLADINERLEKSDKDSSSAYNTAESSRSTPLAMDRSPEHSLQRMVSLTNQRNLCSGLPTGHSLSPSPIPACRAPVPGKSSSPDHSNPSESNQTPRAEEESGGKLKPRASKIPYFSPSLSSQQRQVNIPAHARHYQSYMQLIQQRSAVEYAQSQLSLLSVCKEPQRPIIEPKMEWKVKIRSDGTRYITKRPVRDKILRERALKIKEERSGGMTTDDDAMSEMKMGRYWSKEERKQHLVRAKEQRKRREFMQRSRLESLKENPQSSSESRKEVSIIELSHKKMMKKRNKKILDNWMTIQELMTHGTKAPEEAKVHNAFLSVTTV